In Rathayibacter sp. VKM Ac-2762, one DNA window encodes the following:
- a CDS encoding DedA family protein: MTIATLALAPASVATASSSDSIDELSGLVGVAARVIAALGEAGVGLLTLIETVFPPIPSELVLPLAGFLAQQGRMNLVLVVITATLGAYLGGLILYALGHRIGTERSIRLLSKLPLVDREDFEKAVGWFRRHGTWAVLFGRLIPGVRSLISLPAGAERMNLLLFSGLTILGSGVWNGLLIGLGAALGTQYELVDQYAGVLDAIIYSAFGVLLLALVVRRVRRHRAAARTGSRH; encoded by the coding sequence ATGACGATCGCGACCCTCGCCCTCGCCCCCGCCTCCGTGGCGACCGCCTCCTCCTCCGACAGCATCGACGAGCTCTCCGGACTCGTCGGCGTCGCCGCGCGGGTGATCGCCGCGCTCGGAGAGGCGGGCGTCGGCCTGCTGACGCTGATCGAGACGGTGTTCCCGCCGATCCCGAGCGAGCTCGTGCTGCCGCTGGCCGGCTTCCTCGCCCAGCAGGGCCGGATGAACCTGGTGCTGGTCGTGATCACGGCGACCCTCGGCGCCTACCTCGGCGGCCTGATCCTCTACGCGCTCGGCCACCGCATCGGCACGGAGCGCTCGATCCGCCTGCTCTCCAAGCTCCCGCTGGTCGACCGCGAGGACTTCGAGAAGGCGGTCGGCTGGTTCCGCCGGCACGGCACCTGGGCGGTCCTCTTCGGTCGCCTCATCCCGGGCGTGCGCAGCCTCATCTCGCTCCCCGCGGGGGCCGAGCGGATGAACCTGCTGCTGTTCTCGGGACTGACGATCCTCGGCTCCGGCGTCTGGAACGGCCTGCTGATCGGCCTCGGCGCGGCCCTCGGCACGCAGTACGAGCTCGTCGACCAGTACGCGGGCGTGCTCGACGCGATCATCTACAGCGCGTTCGGCGTGCTGCTGCTCGCGCTCGTTGTGCGCCGCGTGCGGCGGCACCGTGCCGCGGCGCGCACCGGATCGCGCCACTGA
- a CDS encoding DUF308 domain-containing protein codes for MSETAAPTMSRTSVERWWIIAVSLIAIVLGVIAVLIPGPTLLTVAIVFGIHLIAAGVFRLLLAFTASRLDARVRWLAGLLGALILVAGILCLSNPFESLSVLGLVIGAGWILDGVSSITSGRTVAGPAWLPIAAGIASVIAGVLTIIMPVLALASFVTVAAILLIVVGVSGLLLLPGRTKRPESAEA; via the coding sequence ATGTCCGAGACCGCCGCGCCCACGATGTCCCGCACCTCCGTCGAGCGCTGGTGGATCATCGCCGTCTCGCTGATCGCGATCGTGCTCGGCGTCATCGCCGTCCTGATCCCCGGTCCGACGCTGCTGACCGTCGCCATCGTCTTCGGCATCCACCTGATCGCCGCGGGCGTCTTCCGCCTGCTGCTGGCCTTCACCGCCTCGCGGCTCGATGCCCGGGTGCGCTGGCTCGCGGGCCTGCTCGGCGCCCTGATCCTGGTCGCGGGCATCCTGTGCCTGTCGAACCCGTTCGAGTCGCTGAGCGTCCTGGGCCTCGTGATCGGCGCGGGCTGGATCCTCGACGGCGTCTCGAGCATCACCAGCGGCCGCACCGTCGCCGGCCCCGCGTGGCTGCCGATCGCGGCAGGGATCGCCTCGGTCATCGCGGGCGTCCTGACGATCATCATGCCCGTGCTGGCGCTGGCCTCCTTCGTCACGGTCGCGGCCATCCTGCTGATCGTCGTGGGCGTCTCGGGCCTGCTCCTGCTCCCGGGCCGCACGAAGCGCCCCGAGAGCGCCGAGGCGTAG
- a CDS encoding VOC family protein, which translates to MADPDLVPELLVADLDRSLGFWCGPCGFRIHYARPEEGFAYLVLGSAHVMLEEAGRGRNWIAAPLERPLGRGMNLQLHVDDADRTAAALAEAGTPLFSPLETRWYRVGAEEAGVRQLVVADPDGYLLRFQSSLGRRPARADVPVAP; encoded by the coding sequence ATGGCCGATCCCGATCTCGTCCCCGAGCTGCTCGTCGCCGACCTCGACCGGAGCCTCGGGTTCTGGTGCGGTCCCTGCGGGTTCCGGATCCACTACGCCCGGCCCGAGGAGGGCTTCGCGTACCTGGTCCTCGGATCCGCGCACGTGATGCTCGAAGAGGCGGGGCGGGGCCGCAACTGGATCGCTGCACCGCTGGAGCGCCCGCTCGGCCGGGGGATGAACCTGCAGCTGCACGTCGACGACGCGGACCGGACGGCGGCGGCGCTCGCCGAGGCCGGGACGCCGCTGTTCTCGCCGCTCGAGACCCGCTGGTACCGGGTCGGAGCGGAGGAGGCGGGCGTCCGTCAGCTGGTGGTCGCCGATCCCGACGGGTACCTGCTGCGGTTCCAGTCGTCGCTCGGACGCCGACCGGCCCGAGCGGACGTCCCCGTCGCTCCCTGA
- a CDS encoding AAA family ATPase produces MTSGEAGYQGGNVADPVWQSWRDELAKVGGPSPLLHFVDSPRTRIELSTTHPGGLPPFISGKTTLLSSLIRDELALRTAKNAAGAITDKGIELRSVRGIEGVHLAIGLAQWRAGDTEFTAPVLLRPLAIRRYGRDFELKLKGQPYFNPQLARALKQQFGITIDPEQFVELAVQNGVFKPQPVIDQLRGLTSHLPWFAVHPRLVVSSFADVAGDMLRDARMLEHPVLDAVAGNPAAKRALQQSQKVASIIPQDERPPATDNLLLDADAEQEQVIANIAAGNSLVVKTLPGTGGTQTIVNAIGALAAQHKRVLVVSARRSSLDSIHQRLLSAGLGGIAVGPRTLRRDLIQSIGRNEKAARPSVSEIDDALLRLRKVLLDYRGALSRRDESFGVSALQALEELARLSQLRTPPSTAARLDRRSVTALAHSRPEATRMLIESARLGEFRYGPGDSPWYGAQFDSTADAEIAHELAKRLHLRDLPRLLDRAQDVIGQTRMRPFESVAELGIYLRLLQDVRETLDKFQPAVFDRSIQDLIVATSPRREAAEMSSTNRRRLKKLAREYLRPGAHVTDLNAALRRVQQQRTLWQRYAVAGTIPEVPVGVADVQVAYQQVTDQLSRLDEPLGRRGTNLQLASLPLAELASMVSGLAEDSEVLANLQERTTLLATLRDWGLDPLLTDLSRRHVPAELVAGELDLAWWRSALEIMLTDERALLGGNTSVLDRLEADFKLVDEAHAASSAELLAWKLSETWKIGLVDWPQERDALRALLRTEAATTPQELQKAAPHLSRVLAPAWLASPYEVHRIGTETTFDAVFLVDAGATTLAENVGAIRRAKQVVAFGDPVTQTPTPFGLRVDETPEFGSTASRTDVEALHAQSALARLGELLNTVTLTRSYRAGGEDLAELVNRRFYGGRIDSLPWAGSFLGHDSLRFHYIASGHGMPENDSGAVESVDAEVAKVVELVLEHAVIRPRESLMVITASPRHAVRVQQAVLTAFAKRTDLSDFILGDRPEPFAVVTLEQSVAQSRDRVIFSIGYGRTPHGRLLSNFGALAEPGGERLLAVGMTRARRSMDIVSCFRPGDIDESRMRYGMVALAQVLQEAEDRVQPSDRDDYSEPMLVDLAARLERRGLRVNIGHKGKLALVAAHGTRAVVVETDRDVSTQSLRVSLRLRPELLRRLGWHYLRVHNFELFADPEAVAARVAGLIGATAGEEQTATPAAGEAPAPTAPAAAAAPASGETQAVEPLPRD; encoded by the coding sequence GTGACGAGCGGCGAGGCCGGCTACCAGGGCGGCAACGTGGCCGATCCGGTGTGGCAGTCGTGGCGCGACGAGCTCGCCAAGGTCGGCGGTCCGTCGCCCCTGCTCCACTTCGTGGACTCGCCCCGGACGCGCATCGAGCTCTCGACCACGCACCCCGGCGGGCTGCCCCCGTTCATCTCGGGCAAGACGACGCTCCTCTCCTCGCTCATCCGCGACGAGCTCGCCCTGCGCACCGCGAAGAACGCCGCGGGTGCGATCACCGACAAGGGGATCGAGCTGCGCTCGGTCCGCGGCATCGAGGGCGTCCACCTCGCCATCGGCCTCGCCCAGTGGCGCGCCGGCGACACGGAGTTCACCGCACCCGTGCTCCTGCGCCCGCTCGCCATCCGCCGCTACGGCCGCGACTTCGAGCTCAAGCTCAAGGGCCAGCCCTACTTCAATCCGCAGCTCGCGCGCGCCCTCAAGCAGCAGTTCGGCATCACGATCGACCCCGAGCAGTTCGTCGAGCTGGCCGTGCAGAACGGCGTCTTCAAGCCGCAGCCGGTCATCGACCAGTTGCGCGGCCTGACCTCGCACCTGCCGTGGTTCGCCGTGCACCCGCGCCTCGTGGTCTCGAGCTTCGCCGACGTGGCGGGCGACATGCTCCGCGACGCCCGGATGCTCGAGCACCCGGTCCTCGACGCCGTCGCCGGGAACCCGGCCGCCAAGCGGGCGCTGCAGCAGTCGCAGAAGGTGGCGTCGATCATCCCGCAGGACGAGCGTCCTCCGGCGACCGACAACCTCCTCCTCGACGCGGACGCCGAGCAGGAGCAGGTGATCGCGAACATCGCGGCCGGCAACTCGCTCGTCGTGAAGACCCTTCCCGGCACGGGCGGCACCCAGACCATCGTCAACGCGATCGGCGCCCTGGCCGCCCAGCACAAGCGCGTGCTGGTCGTCAGCGCCCGCCGGTCGAGCCTCGACAGCATCCACCAGCGCCTGCTCTCGGCGGGCCTGGGCGGCATCGCGGTCGGGCCCCGCACGCTCCGCCGCGACCTCATCCAGTCGATCGGCCGCAACGAGAAGGCCGCGCGCCCCTCCGTCAGCGAGATCGACGACGCCCTGCTCCGGCTGCGGAAGGTGCTGCTCGACTACCGCGGCGCGCTCTCCCGGCGCGACGAGAGCTTCGGCGTCTCGGCGCTGCAGGCCCTCGAGGAGCTCGCCCGCCTCTCGCAGCTGCGGACGCCCCCGTCGACCGCCGCCCGCCTCGACCGCCGCTCCGTCACCGCTCTCGCGCACAGCCGCCCCGAGGCGACCCGGATGCTGATCGAGTCGGCGCGCCTGGGCGAGTTCCGCTACGGCCCGGGCGACTCGCCCTGGTACGGGGCCCAGTTCGACTCCACCGCCGACGCCGAGATCGCCCACGAGCTGGCCAAGCGCCTGCACCTGCGCGACCTGCCGCGCCTGCTCGACCGCGCCCAGGACGTCATCGGCCAGACGCGGATGCGCCCGTTCGAGTCGGTCGCCGAGCTCGGCATCTATCTGCGCCTGTTGCAGGACGTCCGGGAGACGCTGGACAAGTTCCAGCCGGCCGTCTTCGACCGATCGATCCAGGACCTCATCGTCGCCACCTCGCCGCGCCGCGAGGCCGCCGAGATGTCGTCCACCAACCGCCGGCGCCTGAAGAAGCTCGCCCGTGAGTACCTGCGTCCCGGCGCGCACGTCACCGACCTCAACGCGGCGCTCCGCCGGGTGCAGCAGCAGCGGACGCTGTGGCAGCGCTACGCGGTCGCCGGCACGATCCCCGAGGTCCCGGTCGGCGTCGCCGACGTGCAGGTGGCCTACCAGCAGGTGACCGACCAGCTGAGCCGTCTCGACGAGCCGCTCGGCCGCCGCGGGACGAACCTGCAGCTCGCCTCGCTCCCTCTCGCGGAGCTGGCCTCGATGGTGTCCGGCCTCGCCGAGGACAGCGAGGTGCTCGCCAACCTCCAGGAGCGGACGACCCTCCTCGCCACTCTCCGCGACTGGGGCTTGGATCCGCTGCTCACCGACCTCTCGCGCCGCCACGTGCCGGCCGAGCTGGTCGCGGGCGAGCTGGACCTGGCCTGGTGGCGCTCGGCGCTCGAGATCATGCTGACCGACGAGCGCGCGCTGCTCGGCGGCAACACGAGCGTGCTCGACCGGCTCGAGGCCGACTTCAAGCTCGTCGACGAGGCGCACGCCGCCTCGAGCGCCGAGCTGCTGGCCTGGAAGCTCTCCGAGACCTGGAAGATCGGGCTCGTCGACTGGCCGCAGGAGCGCGACGCGCTGCGCGCGCTGCTGCGCACCGAGGCGGCGACGACCCCTCAGGAGCTGCAGAAGGCCGCTCCGCACCTCTCGCGCGTGCTCGCTCCGGCGTGGCTCGCCTCTCCGTACGAGGTGCACCGCATCGGCACCGAGACGACCTTCGACGCGGTGTTCCTCGTCGACGCCGGGGCGACCACGCTGGCCGAGAACGTCGGAGCGATCCGCCGGGCGAAGCAGGTCGTCGCGTTCGGCGACCCGGTCACGCAGACCCCCACTCCCTTCGGCCTGCGCGTCGACGAGACGCCGGAGTTCGGCTCCACCGCCTCGCGGACCGACGTGGAGGCGCTGCACGCCCAGTCGGCGCTCGCCCGACTCGGCGAGCTGCTCAACACCGTCACGCTCACCCGCAGCTACCGCGCGGGCGGCGAGGACCTGGCCGAGCTGGTCAACCGCCGCTTCTACGGCGGCCGCATCGACTCGCTGCCCTGGGCCGGCTCGTTCCTCGGACACGACTCGCTCCGCTTCCACTACATCGCGAGTGGGCACGGCATGCCCGAGAACGACTCCGGAGCCGTCGAGTCAGTCGACGCCGAGGTCGCGAAGGTGGTCGAGCTGGTGCTCGAGCACGCCGTGATCCGTCCGCGCGAGTCGCTGATGGTCATCACTGCGAGCCCTCGCCACGCCGTGCGGGTGCAGCAGGCGGTGCTGACGGCCTTCGCCAAGCGCACCGATCTGAGCGACTTCATCCTCGGCGACCGTCCCGAGCCCTTCGCCGTCGTGACGCTGGAGCAGTCGGTCGCGCAGAGCCGCGACCGCGTCATCTTCTCGATCGGCTACGGCCGGACGCCCCACGGCCGCCTGCTGTCGAACTTCGGCGCTCTCGCGGAGCCGGGCGGAGAGCGCCTGCTGGCGGTCGGGATGACCCGTGCCCGCCGCTCGATGGACATCGTCTCGTGCTTCCGCCCGGGCGACATCGACGAGTCGCGCATGCGCTACGGCATGGTCGCCCTCGCGCAGGTGCTGCAGGAGGCGGAGGACCGCGTCCAGCCGAGCGACCGCGACGACTACTCGGAGCCGATGCTGGTGGATCTCGCCGCGCGCCTCGAGCGCCGCGGACTCCGGGTCAACATCGGGCACAAGGGCAAGCTGGCCCTCGTCGCCGCGCACGGGACCCGTGCCGTGGTGGTCGAGACCGACCGCGACGTGAGCACGCAGAGCCTGCGCGTGTCGCTGCGCCTGCGTCCGGAGCTGCTGCGCCGGCTGGGCTGGCACTACCTGCGGGTGCACAACTTCGAGCTGTTCGCCGACCCCGAGGCCGTGGCCGCGCGGGTGGCCGGGCTGATCGGTGCGACCGCGGGGGAGGAGCAGACCGCTACTCCCGCCGCCGGCGAGGCTCCTGCTCCCACCGCTCCTGCTGCCGCCGCCGCTCCGGCGTCGGGGGAGACGCAGGCCGTCGAGCCGCTGCCGCGCGACTGA
- the mscL gene encoding large conductance mechanosensitive channel protein MscL, whose protein sequence is MINGFKEFILRGNVIDLAVAVVIGAAFTTIVNAIVTGIFNPLIGVIFDASSLETLVWTIRPGENGEDPTVIAYGSVVSALIQFVIVAFVLYFAFVLPINHLKNAAFAKKAADAPAAEDKAPTELELLADIRDLLANNGTATTANSGKHVD, encoded by the coding sequence ATGATCAACGGCTTCAAGGAGTTCATCCTCCGCGGCAACGTCATCGACCTGGCTGTCGCCGTGGTCATCGGCGCCGCCTTCACGACCATCGTCAACGCGATCGTGACGGGGATCTTCAACCCGCTCATCGGCGTGATCTTCGACGCCTCCTCCCTCGAGACCCTGGTCTGGACCATCCGACCGGGAGAGAACGGCGAGGACCCGACCGTCATCGCCTACGGCTCGGTCGTCTCGGCCCTGATCCAGTTCGTGATCGTCGCCTTCGTCCTCTACTTCGCGTTCGTCCTGCCGATCAACCACCTCAAGAACGCCGCGTTCGCCAAGAAGGCCGCCGACGCCCCCGCCGCGGAGGACAAGGCCCCCACCGAGCTCGAGCTCCTCGCCGACATCCGCGACCTGCTCGCCAACAACGGCACCGCCACCACCGCGAACTCCGGCAAGCACGTCGACTGA
- a CDS encoding FmdB family zinc ribbon protein: protein MPTYSYRCTQCGNAFDIQQKFTDDTLTECPSCQGALRKVFSAVGVTFNGSGFYRTDSRSGGKSSEGGSSSSGSGSSGSGASGSGSSDSSSGSSGSGGSSSGSSGSSGSGGSSSGSGSSGSGSSSSSSSSGSSGSSSSGSSSGS, encoded by the coding sequence GTGCCCACCTACTCCTACCGCTGCACGCAGTGCGGCAACGCCTTCGACATCCAGCAGAAGTTCACCGACGACACGCTCACCGAGTGCCCGAGCTGCCAGGGGGCGCTGCGCAAGGTGTTCAGCGCGGTCGGCGTGACCTTCAACGGCTCGGGCTTCTACCGCACCGACTCCCGCTCCGGCGGGAAGTCGAGCGAGGGCGGCTCCTCCTCCTCGGGTTCCGGCTCGTCCGGCTCGGGCGCATCCGGCTCCGGCTCATCCGACTCGTCGTCGGGCTCCTCGGGATCGGGCGGCTCCTCCTCCGGATCCTCGGGTTCATCGGGCTCGGGCGGCTCCTCGTCCGGCTCGGGGTCCTCGGGCTCCGGATCGTCCTCCTCCTCCTCGTCCTCGGGCTCCTCCGGGTCCTCCTCCTCGGGCTCCTCCTCCGGGAGCTGA
- a CDS encoding 5-formyltetrahydrofolate cyclo-ligase: MPADITHEKRALRAELRERRRTQTSTARDQAAEQITAHLIELATRVGARSLACYLSAPDEPSTRPFLGWAESHGIRVLFPVSRQDGLLDWAVGDGHTETQGLFGMPEPVGQLLGPIAINDVDLIVVPAATVDRQGMRMGWGRGYFDKTLGSMEKCPPVYAVVFDSELVDRVPSEVHDQAVDGVVTPSGIVDLRH; encoded by the coding sequence ATGCCAGCCGACATCACGCACGAGAAGCGGGCGCTGCGCGCCGAGCTGCGCGAGCGCCGCCGCACGCAGACCTCGACCGCTCGCGACCAGGCCGCGGAGCAGATCACCGCCCACCTGATCGAGCTCGCCACCCGCGTGGGGGCCCGCTCCCTCGCGTGCTACCTCTCCGCTCCGGACGAGCCGAGCACCCGGCCGTTCCTGGGCTGGGCCGAGAGCCACGGCATCCGCGTCCTCTTCCCCGTCTCGCGCCAGGACGGCCTGCTCGACTGGGCGGTCGGCGACGGCCACACCGAGACCCAGGGCCTGTTCGGCATGCCCGAGCCCGTCGGGCAGCTGCTCGGGCCCATCGCGATCAACGACGTCGACCTCATCGTCGTCCCGGCCGCCACCGTCGACCGGCAGGGGATGCGGATGGGCTGGGGGCGCGGCTACTTCGACAAGACCCTCGGCTCGATGGAGAAGTGCCCGCCGGTCTACGCCGTCGTCTTCGACAGCGAGCTCGTCGACCGGGTACCCAGCGAGGTCCACGACCAGGCCGTCGACGGAGTCGTCACTCCCTCCGGCATCGTCGACCTGCGCCACTGA
- the galU gene encoding UTP--glucose-1-phosphate uridylyltransferase GalU yields MGTRIRKAVIPAAGLGTRFLPATKAIPKEMLPVVDKPAIQYVVEEAADAGLQDVLVIIGRNKNALANHFDSVPELEQNLSQKKDDKKLEHVKYASDLADVHFVRQGEPKGLGHAVSRAQRHVGDEPFAVLLGDDLIDARDPLLSRMIDVAEQRDTTVVALLEVDPDQIHLYGCAAVEATDEDDVVRITGLVEKPSKEDAPSNLAIIGRYVLKPDVFGVLEHTAPGKGGEIQLTDALERMAQDPAEFGGVYGVVFRGRRYDTGDKLDYIKAIVQLASDRDDLGKDLKPWLKDFVAGL; encoded by the coding sequence ATGGGCACTCGAATCCGCAAAGCAGTCATCCCCGCCGCAGGTCTCGGCACCCGCTTCCTGCCGGCGACGAAGGCCATCCCCAAGGAGATGCTGCCGGTCGTCGACAAGCCGGCGATCCAGTACGTGGTCGAGGAGGCGGCGGACGCCGGCCTCCAGGACGTGCTCGTGATCATCGGGCGCAACAAGAACGCGCTCGCCAACCACTTCGACTCGGTGCCCGAGCTCGAGCAGAACCTGTCCCAGAAGAAGGACGACAAGAAGCTCGAGCACGTCAAGTACGCCAGCGACCTCGCCGACGTGCACTTCGTCCGTCAGGGCGAGCCGAAGGGCCTCGGCCACGCGGTCTCCCGTGCGCAGCGCCACGTCGGCGACGAGCCCTTCGCCGTGCTCCTCGGCGACGACCTGATCGACGCCCGCGACCCGCTGCTCTCGCGCATGATCGACGTCGCCGAGCAGCGCGACACCACGGTGGTCGCCCTGCTCGAGGTCGACCCCGACCAGATCCACCTCTACGGCTGCGCGGCGGTCGAGGCGACCGACGAGGACGACGTGGTGCGGATCACCGGCCTGGTCGAGAAGCCCTCCAAGGAGGACGCCCCCTCGAACCTCGCGATCATCGGCCGCTACGTGCTGAAGCCCGACGTGTTCGGCGTGCTCGAGCACACCGCTCCGGGCAAGGGCGGCGAGATCCAGCTGACCGACGCGCTGGAGCGCATGGCGCAGGACCCGGCCGAGTTCGGCGGCGTCTACGGCGTCGTGTTCCGCGGCCGCCGCTACGACACCGGCGACAAGCTCGACTACATCAAGGCGATCGTGCAGCTCGCCTCCGACCGCGACGACCTCGGCAAGGACCTCAAGCCCTGGCTGAAGGACTTCGTCGCCGGCCTCTGA
- a CDS encoding GNAT family protein: MPLPIPTLTEGRVTVRPIRVRDARPLERELIANRSWLRQWEASDPRGGAAFDVRASIRSLQQNARAGGGVPFLIDWDGELAGQLNISNIGYGSLSSGSIGYWVSERYAGRGITPIAVALAADHAFLDLGLHRIEICIRPENRPSLRVVEKLGFRYEGLRRRFIHINGDWRDHFCFALVAEEVPRGVLRRYLDGQVPSEVGVPTDADLRASRRSGLSGPSDGAGVPPTGPRLIRDPHGHTYP, encoded by the coding sequence ATGCCGCTCCCGATCCCGACGCTCACCGAGGGTCGTGTCACCGTCCGCCCCATCCGCGTGCGCGACGCCCGCCCTCTCGAGCGGGAGCTGATCGCGAACCGGTCGTGGCTGCGCCAGTGGGAGGCGTCCGACCCCCGGGGAGGCGCCGCGTTCGACGTGCGCGCCAGCATCCGCTCGCTGCAGCAGAACGCGCGGGCCGGCGGGGGAGTGCCGTTCCTCATCGACTGGGACGGCGAGCTCGCCGGGCAGCTCAACATCTCGAACATCGGGTACGGCTCGCTCTCCTCCGGGTCGATCGGCTACTGGGTGTCCGAGCGCTATGCCGGGCGGGGGATCACTCCGATCGCCGTGGCCCTCGCGGCCGACCACGCCTTCCTCGACCTGGGCCTGCACCGGATCGAGATCTGCATCCGCCCGGAGAACCGGCCGAGCCTGCGCGTGGTCGAGAAGCTCGGTTTCCGCTACGAGGGCCTGCGGCGGCGCTTCATCCACATCAACGGCGACTGGCGCGACCACTTCTGCTTCGCCCTCGTGGCGGAGGAGGTGCCCCGCGGCGTGCTCCGCCGCTACCTCGACGGGCAGGTCCCGTCGGAGGTCGGCGTGCCGACCGACGCGGACCTCCGCGCCTCGCGCCGCTCGGGTCTCTCCGGACCCTCCGACGGCGCCGGTGTCCCTCCGACGGGGCCCCGACTGATCCGCGATCCGCACGGACACACCTACCCGTAA